In the Sphingobium sp. Z007 genome, AAAGATTGACGTTCATGCCGATCTCACCCGACCCGCCAAGGGCCAGAAAGATCAGTTCATCCTTGGGTGTCATTATATTTTCAAACTCCGTTCGTGCATCAGCGCGAGGCCCTGAACCGTCAGGTCCGGCGCGATCGCATCGAAAATATCGCTATTGTCATTGAAGAGGACCGCCAGGCCCCCGGTCGAAATCACTCTGGTCGGACGGCCGATTTCGGCCCTCATACGCGCGACCAGCCCCTCCATCATCGCCACATAGCCCCAAAATACGCCGATATGCATCTGCGCTTCGGTCGTGCGGCCGATGACCGACCGATCCTCCGGCGCAGTAATCGCGATCTTGGGCAACTTAGCCGCGGCCGCCACCAGCGCATCGAGCGACAGGTTGATACCTGGCGCGATGATCCCGCCTTTATAGGCGCCACGATAATCCACGACATCGAAAGTCGTTGCCGTGCCAAAATCGATGACGATCAAATCGCCTTCGTACAGATGGTGCGCGGCGATGACGTTTACAACCCGGTCCGCGCCGACCGATGCGGGCTCTGACACGTCCAGTTCGATGCCCCACTCTACGCTGCCTTGCCCGGCGATCAGCGCCGGGGTCTTGAAATATTTATCGGCCAGCACCTGCAGATTATGCAGCGCGCGCGGCACCACCGTCGCGATGATGACGGCATCGACATCGGCGATGGCATAGCCTTCCAACTGCAACAGCTGGTTCAGCCAGACGGCATATTCATCGGCCGTACGCCGTGGATCGGTGGCGATGCGCCAGCGTGCCTTGATATCGCGCCCGTCCAGCAGCGCGAACACGACATTGGTGTTACCCGCGTCGATCGCGAGAAGCATGGCTCGTTCCTCAGGCCAGAATGATGTCGCCCGCGTGAATGGCATGGCTCTGCCCATTCGCCAAGCGCAGGATCAACATGCCGTGACGGTCGAGCGTGTCGAACGTGCCGTCGACCGCCCCGCCATCAGGCTGTACGACGTGCATCGCCGTGCCCGTCGGATGGGCGTTGAGCAGCCAATGCGTGCGGATCGGATCGATGCCCTGTGCGCGCCAGATGGACAGCCAATGCCCAAATAGATGGGCCAGTCGCTCATAGAGCGCAGGCGCCTGCGCATCAGCCGCGCCTTGTGCCGCCAAACTGGTGACCGGGCGGTCCAGTCCTTCGGGATGACCCGCGACGTTGATGCCAATGCCCACGACGATCGCGTCGCCAGCCCGTTCCAGCAGGATACCCGCGATCTTGGCTCCATCGACCAATATGTCGTTGGGCCATTTGATACGCGCCTGTCCGTGACACAGCGGAGCGATCAGCGCATGGACTGCATTGGCAGCCACCAGCGCCAGCGTATGGGGCAGCGGATCGTCCGGCTGCAACCGGACTAGGGTCGAACAATAGAGATTGCCGTCCGGGCTTTCCCACGCTCGGCCCAGGCGGCCCTTGCCCCCGGTCTGGCGTCCAGCGCGCAGCCAGCTCCCATCAGCCGCGCCCTGGCCCGCTAACGCCAGCATATCGGCATTGGTGGAACCGGTTTCCTCGACGAAGCGCAGCAGCGTCAGAAGAGCGACGCTGCCGCGGCAGCGCTCGCCTGATCCAGCACCGGGTTGAGCAGATAGCCAAGCACGATCACCACGGCGCAGGCCGTCAGGATGATATTCTCGACCGGACCACCCTTCTCCTCATAGGCGGCGGTTGGCTCATCGAAATACATCGTCTTGATAATCTTGAGATAGTAGAAGGCGCCGATTACCGAGGCCGCGATGCCGAAAGCGGCCAGTGCGGTCAGGCCCGCCGCGACGGCGGCATCGAACACAAGGAACTTCGCCCAGAAACCGAAGAGCGGCGGGATGCCGGCCATCGAGAACATGAAGATGGCGAGCGCGGCGGCCAGACCCTTGCGCGACTGCGAAAGGCCCGCGAGGCTGGCGATCGTTTCGATAGGCTTGCCGTCTGCGTCCCGCATCTGCAGAATGCAGGCGAAGGCGCCGATCGTCATGACGACATAGATCGCCATATAGCTCATCGTGCCCGCCACGCCGCCGGGGGTGCCGGCAGCCAGGCCGATCAGCGCGAAGCCGACATTGTTGATCGACGAATAGGCCATAAGACGCTTGATGTTGTTCTGGCCGATCGCAGCCACGGCCCCGAAGACGATCGAGGCGAGCGCGACGAAGATCACGATCTGCTGCCAGTCGAGCCCCGCCGGCCCCAGAGCTTCGATCGCGACGCGAACGGTGAGGCCCATCGCAGCGACCTTAGGCGCGCTGGCGAAGAAGGTCGTGACCGGGGTCGGCGCGCCTTCATAGACGTCGGGCGTCCACATATGGAACGGAACGGCGCTGATCTTGAAGGCGAGGCCCGCCAGCACGAACACCAGGCCGAACAATTCGCCCTTGCCCACACCATCGCCCAGCGCGACGGCAATGCCGTCGAACGCGGTGCTGCCGGTGAAGCCGTAGAGCAGAGAGATGCCGTAGAGCAGGATGCCGCTGGCGAGCGACCCCAGCACGAAATATTTGAGGCCCGCTTCGGACGAGCGCCCGTCCTGGCGCATGAAACTGGCGAGCACATAGGAAGCCAGGCTGTTCATCTCCAGGCCGACATAGAGCGTCAGCATGTCGCCCGCCGACACCATCATGCCCATGCCGATGGCGGCGAACAGGATGAGCACGGGATATTCGGGTCGCTCCGCGCCATCGGTCGAGAAAAATCGGGGAGCGAGCAGGATCGCCGCGGCCGCCGCCGCGTAGATCAACGCCTTGGCGAAGACGGAGAAGGCGTCGGCGCGATACAGGCCGTCAAAGGCATCAGGTCCATGTCCGAGCGAGACTGACAAAGACGCGCCAGCAATGGCCAGCGTGATAACCGACAGCCAGTTAACCAGCCGGGCCGAACCATCGCCGCCAAAGGCCGCAACAAGCATCAGCGCAAGGCCGCCGGCGGTCAGAATGAGTTCCGGCAGGACCGCCAGAAGGGAAGCGGAGTCGATCATCAGTGCGCCTCCCCGTGCGCAGGGGCTTCTTCATGGTGGCTTTCACCCGCAGGCTTGGGCGCACCCATCTTGATCTTGGAATCTCCTGCGGGAGCCGCAGGGGCGAGACGCGCTTCGAGCGCCTGGATGTCGGCCCGCATCGGGGCAAGGAAGCTCTCTGGATAGACGCCCATCCACAGCACCACGGCCGCGATCGGCGCCATTAACCAGAATTCCCGGATCGACAGGTCGGGCATGGCGGCGGCATCGGCATTGACCTGCGGGCCGTAGCAAATGCGGCGATACAAATAGAGCATGTAGGCCGCGCCCAGGATGATACCGGTGGTGCAGACCAGCGCGACCCAACTCGATGCCTGATACACGCCCATCAGCGACAGGAATTCGCCCACGAAGTTGGACGTGCCCGGCAGGCCGACGGACGCCATAGTGAAGAACAGGAACAGCAAGGCATAGCGGGGCATGTTGATGCTCAGGCCGCCATAGCGGCTGATCTCACGGGTATGGAGCCGATCGTAAACGACGCCGACGCACAGGAACAGCGCGCCTGCAACCAGGCCATGGCCCAGCATGACCATCATCGCGCCTTCGATACCTGCCTGATTGAAAGCGAACAGGCCGATTGTCACGATCGCCATATGCGCCACTGACGAATAAGCGATCAGCTTCTTCATGTCTGACTGCACCAGCGCGACCAGCGAGGTATAGACCACCGCGACCATCGACAGGCCCCACACCAGCGGCGCAAGCTGCGCCGAGGCTTCAGGGAACATCGGCAGCGAGAAGCGGATGAAACCGTACCCGCCCATCTTCAGTAGAACGCCGGCCAGGATGACAGACCCCGCCGTCGGCGCCTGAACGTGCGCGTCGGGCAACCAAGTGTGAACCGGCCACATCGGCATCTTCACTGCAAAGCTGGCGAAGAAGGCCAGGAACAGCCAGGTCTGGACATGCGGATCGAAATTATAGGCCATCAAAACCGGAATTTCGGTGGAGCCCGCCTCATGCACCATCCACATCATCGCGATCAGCATCAGGACCGAGCCGAACAGCGTGTAGAGGAAGAATTTATACGAGGCGTAGATCCGGTCGGCGCCACCCCAGATGCCGATGATCAGATACATCGGGATCAGGCCGGCTTCGAACATGATGTAGAAGAGGTAGAGATCCTGCGCCGTGAAGACGCCGATCATCAGCACCTCCATGAACAGGAAGGCCGCCATATATTCGCCGACGCGCTTGTTGATCGCATTCCAGCTGGCGCCGATGCAGATCGGCATCAGGAAGACGGTCAGCGCAATTAGCATCAGGGCGATGCCGTCGATGCCCAGCGCCCAGGCGAAGCGACCGAAGATCGGCGCATATTCCTGAAACTGCCACTGCAAGCCGCCCTGATCGAAATTCATCCACAGGACTATGCCCAGGACGAAATCGACCAACGTCGCGATGAGCGCGATCCAGCGCGCCGTGTTGGCGCTCGCAAACAGGCAGGCAATGGCACCTGCCATCGGCACTGCCATCATCAGGGAAAGGATGGGGAAGCCGTCCATTATCGTGTCATCGCCCAGGTTGCTGCCGCGGCAAGCCCGATGAGCATCACCAGCGCGTAGGTGTAGAGGTAGCCGGACTGAAGCCGACGGGTGATCTTGTTGCCCTGCACAACCAGCGCAGCCAGGCCGTTCGGACCGAACCGGTCGATGAAGCCTACGTCACCAACCTTCCAGAAGAACCGACCGATAGCGAAGGCTGGCTTGACGAACAGGAAGTTATACAGCTCGTCGAAATACCATTTGTTGAGCAGGAAGGTGTAGAGACCGGTAAAGGTCGCTACGAACCGCTGCGGCCAGTCGGTATTTTTGATGTAGCTCAGCCAGGCGACCAAGAGGCCGGTCAACATCACGGTGAACGGCGCGAACTTGACCCAGGTTGGCACTTCATGCGCGGCATGCATCAGATGGCTGTCGAACGCGAGCGCCCCCTTCCAGAATGCGATGCCGCCTTCGGCGCCGATGAACTGATCGTGGAACAGGAAGCCGGCGAACACCGCGCCCAGGCTTAGGACGATCAGCGGCACCAGCATGACCAGCGGGCTCTCGTGCGGGTGATAGCCATCCGTGCCGTCGCCCGCATCATGCGCGTGATGATCGTCATGACCATGGGCGGCATGGGCGTGATCGTCATGCGCGTGGTCCGCGTGATCGTCATGGCCATGCGCGTCATGCAGTGCGTGCTGGATATGCTCCGACTGGGTCCAGCGCGGCTTGCCGAAGAAGGTCAGGAACACCAAGCGCCAGCTATAGAAGCTGGTGAGCAGTGCGGCGAACACGCCGACGATGAACGCCCCGGTCCCGGCCCCGCCAGCGGCATAGGCCGCTTCGAGGATGCCGTCCTTGGAATAGAAACCGGCGAAACCCACGCCGATGATCGGCAGGCCGACCCCGGTGATGGCGAGCGTGCCCAGCGTCATCGTCCAGAAGGTGATCGGGATGCTTTTGCGCAGGCCGCCATAGTAACGCATGTCCTGCTCATGATGCATCGCATGGATGACCGAGCCGGCGCCCAGAAACAGCAATGCCTTGAAGAAAGCATGCGTGAAGAGGTGGAACATCGCTGCGCCATAGGCGCCGACGCCAGCCGCAAAGAACATGTAGCCCAGCTGCGAACAGGTCGAATAGGCGATAACGCGCTTGATGTCGGTCTGCACCGTGCCGACAGTCGCCGCGAACAGACATGTCGCGGCGCCGACATAGGTGACGACGGTCAGCGCCGTTGGCGACGTTTCGAACATCGGCGACAAGCGGCACACCATGAACACGCCCGCGGTGACCATGGTCGCCGCGTGGATCAGCGCCGACACAGGGGTCGGCCCTTCCATTGCGTCCGGCAACCAGGTGTGCAAGCCAAGCTGTGCCGACTTGCCCATCGCGCCGACGAACAGCAGCAGACAGAGGACCGTCATGGTATCGAAGCGGTGGCCCAGAAAGCCGATGGTCGAAC is a window encoding:
- a CDS encoding type III pantothenate kinase; translation: MLLAIDAGNTNVVFALLDGRDIKARWRIATDPRRTADEYAVWLNQLLQLEGYAIADVDAVIIATVVPRALHNLQVLADKYFKTPALIAGQGSVEWGIELDVSEPASVGADRVVNVIAAHHLYEGDLIVIDFGTATTFDVVDYRGAYKGGIIAPGINLSLDALVAAAAKLPKIAITAPEDRSVIGRTTEAQMHIGVFWGYVAMMEGLVARMRAEIGRPTRVISTGGLAVLFNDNSDIFDAIAPDLTVQGLALMHERSLKI
- a CDS encoding biotin--[acetyl-CoA-carboxylase] ligase, giving the protein MLRFVEETGSTNADMLALAGQGAADGSWLRAGRQTGGKGRLGRAWESPDGNLYCSTLVRLQPDDPLPHTLALVAANAVHALIAPLCHGQARIKWPNDILVDGAKIAGILLERAGDAIVVGIGINVAGHPEGLDRPVTSLAAQGAADAQAPALYERLAHLFGHWLSIWRAQGIDPIRTHWLLNAHPTGTAMHVVQPDGGAVDGTFDTLDRHGMLILRLANGQSHAIHAGDIILA
- the nuoN gene encoding NADH-quinone oxidoreductase subunit NuoN yields the protein MIDSASLLAVLPELILTAGGLALMLVAAFGGDGSARLVNWLSVITLAIAGASLSVSLGHGPDAFDGLYRADAFSVFAKALIYAAAAAAILLAPRFFSTDGAERPEYPVLILFAAIGMGMMVSAGDMLTLYVGLEMNSLASYVLASFMRQDGRSSEAGLKYFVLGSLASGILLYGISLLYGFTGSTAFDGIAVALGDGVGKGELFGLVFVLAGLAFKISAVPFHMWTPDVYEGAPTPVTTFFASAPKVAAMGLTVRVAIEALGPAGLDWQQIVIFVALASIVFGAVAAIGQNNIKRLMAYSSINNVGFALIGLAAGTPGGVAGTMSYMAIYVVMTIGAFACILQMRDADGKPIETIASLAGLSQSRKGLAAALAIFMFSMAGIPPLFGFWAKFLVFDAAVAAGLTALAAFGIAASVIGAFYYLKIIKTMYFDEPTAAYEEKGGPVENIILTACAVVIVLGYLLNPVLDQASAAAAASLF
- a CDS encoding NADH-quinone oxidoreductase subunit M, which translates into the protein MDGFPILSLMMAVPMAGAIACLFASANTARWIALIATLVDFVLGIVLWMNFDQGGLQWQFQEYAPIFGRFAWALGIDGIALMLIALTVFLMPICIGASWNAINKRVGEYMAAFLFMEVLMIGVFTAQDLYLFYIMFEAGLIPMYLIIGIWGGADRIYASYKFFLYTLFGSVLMLIAMMWMVHEAGSTEIPVLMAYNFDPHVQTWLFLAFFASFAVKMPMWPVHTWLPDAHVQAPTAGSVILAGVLLKMGGYGFIRFSLPMFPEASAQLAPLVWGLSMVAVVYTSLVALVQSDMKKLIAYSSVAHMAIVTIGLFAFNQAGIEGAMMVMLGHGLVAGALFLCVGVVYDRLHTREISRYGGLSINMPRYALLFLFFTMASVGLPGTSNFVGEFLSLMGVYQASSWVALVCTTGIILGAAYMLYLYRRICYGPQVNADAAAMPDLSIREFWLMAPIAAVVLWMGVYPESFLAPMRADIQALEARLAPAAPAGDSKIKMGAPKPAGESHHEEAPAHGEAH
- the nuoL gene encoding NADH-quinone oxidoreductase subunit L, which encodes MIQLIVLLPLLAAAIAGLGNKALGKLPAKIITTGALFAACAMSWAIFIPFLLGNAQASVTPLFTWIESGSFDAQWALRVDTMTAVMLVVITSVSSVVHLYSWGYMEEEPDQPRFFAYLSLFTFAMLMLVTANNLLQMFFGWEGVGLASYLLIGFWFRKPSANAAAIKAFVVNRVGDLGFMMGIFGTYLVFNTISIPEILEMAPSMAGSTIGFLGHRFDTMTVLCLLLFVGAMGKSAQLGLHTWLPDAMEGPTPVSALIHAATMVTAGVFMVCRLSPMFETSPTALTVVTYVGAATCLFAATVGTVQTDIKRVIAYSTCSQLGYMFFAAGVGAYGAAMFHLFTHAFFKALLFLGAGSVIHAMHHEQDMRYYGGLRKSIPITFWTMTLGTLAITGVGLPIIGVGFAGFYSKDGILEAAYAAGGAGTGAFIVGVFAALLTSFYSWRLVFLTFFGKPRWTQSEHIQHALHDAHGHDDHADHAHDDHAHAAHGHDDHHAHDAGDGTDGYHPHESPLVMLVPLIVLSLGAVFAGFLFHDQFIGAEGGIAFWKGALAFDSHLMHAAHEVPTWVKFAPFTVMLTGLLVAWLSYIKNTDWPQRFVATFTGLYTFLLNKWYFDELYNFLFVKPAFAIGRFFWKVGDVGFIDRFGPNGLAALVVQGNKITRRLQSGYLYTYALVMLIGLAAAATWAMTR